A DNA window from Nerophis lumbriciformis linkage group LG03, RoL_Nlum_v2.1, whole genome shotgun sequence contains the following coding sequences:
- the LOC133576654 gene encoding uncharacterized protein — MLRELVKERLMAAADEIFALFERTIASYEEELSRTREEKERYRQQLEAASKVDTLPHAQDVLRPLQPQAGSATLEQEDPQPPHIKVKEEEFWVPQEEECLLALEEAALTKLQLNVVSVKTENGEDKPPGSSQLHHSPGEENKEAELPGSSATQRMTTEADGGSQADNLLAPLSDSDDTASHSPGDEDWDCAREPLSSDTDCEDDVRTQTDIKHSQEKTGKECFTCSICAKSSTDKRDLVRHMRTHTGEKPFSCSVCGKRFSDKSNIIPHMRTHTGEKPFSCSVCGERFSQKSNIKTHMRKHTGEKPFNCSVCGERFSQKSNIIPHMRTHTGETPYSCSDCAKTFTRHSSLTAHMLLHTGEKPFSCSYCVKKFSKKTNMLEHVRIHTGERPFICSICGNGYSYKKSLTAHMRTHKGE; from the exons ATGCTGAGAGAGTTGGTGAAGGAGCGACTAATGGCGGCAGCTGATGAAATATTCGCGCTGTTCGAAAGAACGATAGCgtcgtacgaggaggaactttctcgaacgagagaggagaaggagcgatatCGACAACAGCTGGAAGCTGCTAGCAAGGTTGACACTTTGCCACACGCTCAAG acgtcctgCGTCCCCTTCAGCCACAGGCGGGGAGTGCCACTTTGGagcaggaggatccacagcccccccacattaaagtgAAAGAGGAGGAATTCTGGGTCCCTCAGGAGGAAGAGTGTCTTCTCGCGCTGGAGGAGGCGGCTCTCACCAAGTTGCAACTGAACGTTGTCTCTGTAAAGACTGAAAACggtgaagacaaaccacctggaTCCTCGCAGCTTCACCACAGTCCAGGTGAGGAGAACAAAGAGGCGGAGCTTCCAGGCAGCAGCGCAACACAACGCATGAcgacagaagctgatggaggatcacaagcagacaacctcttagctccactatcggATAGTGACGACACAGCATCGCACTCTCCTGGCGATGAAGACTGGGACTGCGCCCgagaacctttgagcagcgatacagactgtgaagaTGATGTCAGGACTCAAACTGACATAAAACACTCTCAAGAGAAGACCGGTAAAGAATGTTTTACCTGCTCAATTTGCGCTAAAAGCTCTACTGATAAGAGGGATTTagttcgacacatgagaacacacacaggagaaaaacctttcagttgttcagtGTGTGGCAAAAGATTCTCTGATAAGTCAAATATTATCCCGCACATGAGAactcacacaggagaaaaacccttcAGTTGTTCCGTCTGCGGCGAAAGATTCTCCCAAAAGTCAAATATTAAAAcacacatgagaaaacacactggagaaaaacctttcaattGTTCCGTGTGTGGGGAAAGATTCTCCCAAAAGTCAAATATTATACCACACATGAGAACCCACACAGGAGAAACACCATATTCTTGTTCTGACTGCGCAAAAACATTTACTCGACACAGCAGTTTGACCGCACACATGCTCctgcacactggagaaaaaccttttagttgCTCGTATTGCGTTAAAAAGTTCTCTAAAAAGACAAACATGCTGGAACACGTGAGAATACACACCGGAGAAAGACCTTTTATTTGTTCAATTTGTGGTAATGGTTACTCTTATAAGAAAAGCCTGACGGCACACATGCGGACACACAAAGGAGAATAA